The stretch of DNA CATGTCATTTCGAGGCCGTAGGCCGAGAAATCTCCTTTTCAAGGGACGACTTCAAGGAGATTTCTCCCTTCGGTCGAAATGACATGCTTGAGCAGTTACTTTACATCTATAATTCATATTTTTTTGAACCAGTCATAATAGGGCAGCAAATCTGCCAATTTTACAACTTTATGCCGATCCAAAATTACTTCGGTGTTTAAATTATCTTGATGAACCTGGCGCATAAACTCGCGGCATCTGCCGCAAGGCGATAAAACATATACCCCTTTTTCATCTTGCCAAACCGCCACAATCTTTTTTATGCTGTACTCGCCCGCCGTGATCATGGCCGCAATCGCGCTGTGTTCGGCACAAAACCCCATCCCGGACATCACGTCTATACACACCCCCAGGTAAATGTTATTTTTAGCGGTAACCAGGGCGCAACCAACATCGCCCACCAGGTAGTCGCCTATCCTTTTGGGTCTGATAACCGATGCCGCCTTTTTGATTAATTCTTCATTGCTTATTTCTGTCATCATTTTCACCAAAAGCGGGAAACGCTAAAAGATATCATCAAGCGGCCGGTTAATCCTTTTGCCCCACTACTTCTCGCTTTTTGGCCCAGGCCTGGGTAATGCGATCCA from Anaerolineae bacterium encodes:
- a CDS encoding cytidine deaminase, with amino-acid sequence MTEISNEELIKKAASVIRPKRIGDYLVGDVGCALVTAKNNIYLGVCIDVMSGMGFCAEHSAIAAMITAGEYSIKKIVAVWQDEKGVYVLSPCGRCREFMRQVHQDNLNTEVILDRHKVVKLADLLPYYDWFKKI